A genomic window from Halorubrum lacusprofundi ATCC 49239 includes:
- the radA gene encoding DNA repair and recombination protein RadA, translated as MPEDELEDLPGVGPATADKLVENGFESYQSIAVASPGEMSNTADIGESSASDIINAARDAADVGGFETGATVLERREEIGKLSWQIDEVDDLLGGGIETQSITEVYGEFASGKSQVTHQMAVNVQLPAEHGGLDGGCIFVDSEDTFRPERIDDMVRGLDDDILADEMERREIEGTPNDEEAMEELIAAFLDQIHVAKAFNSNHQILLAEKAKELAGELEESEWPIRIVCVDSLTAHFRAEYVGRGELADRQQKLNKHLHDLMRIGDLFNTAILVTNQVASNPDSYFGDPTQAIGGNILGHASTFRMYLRKSKGNKRIVRLVDAPNLADGEAVMRVQGEGLKPE; from the coding sequence ATGCCTGAAGACGAACTCGAGGACCTCCCCGGAGTCGGCCCCGCCACCGCAGACAAGCTCGTCGAGAACGGATTCGAGAGCTACCAGTCGATCGCCGTCGCGAGCCCCGGCGAGATGTCGAACACCGCCGACATCGGCGAATCATCCGCCAGCGACATCATCAACGCCGCCCGCGACGCCGCCGACGTGGGTGGCTTCGAGACGGGCGCGACCGTACTCGAGCGCCGCGAAGAGATCGGGAAGCTCTCCTGGCAGATCGACGAGGTCGACGACCTGCTCGGGGGCGGCATCGAGACGCAGTCGATCACCGAGGTGTACGGCGAGTTCGCTTCCGGGAAGTCACAGGTGACCCACCAGATGGCCGTCAACGTTCAGCTCCCGGCGGAGCACGGCGGCCTCGACGGCGGTTGTATCTTCGTCGACTCCGAGGACACGTTCCGCCCGGAGCGGATCGACGACATGGTCCGTGGGCTTGACGACGATATTCTCGCCGACGAGATGGAGCGCCGTGAGATTGAGGGCACGCCGAACGACGAGGAGGCGATGGAGGAGCTGATCGCGGCGTTCTTGGACCAGATCCACGTCGCCAAGGCGTTCAACTCCAACCACCAGATCCTGCTCGCAGAGAAGGCCAAGGAGCTCGCCGGCGAACTCGAAGAGAGCGAGTGGCCCATCCGAATCGTCTGCGTCGACTCGCTGACCGCCCACTTCCGCGCCGAGTACGTCGGTCGGGGGGAGCTCGCCGACCGCCAGCAGAAGCTCAACAAGCACCTCCACGACCTGATGCGGATCGGCGACCTGTTCAACACTGCCATCCTCGTCACCAACCAGGTCGCGTCGAACCCCGACTCCTACTTCGGCGATCCGACGCAAGCGATCGGCGGTAACATCCTCGGTCACGCCTCCACGTTCCGAATGTACCTCCGTAAGTCGAAGGGCAACAAGCGGATCGTCCGGCTCGTCGACGCGCCGAACCTCGCCGACGGCGAGGCCGTGATGCGCGTCCAAGGCGAAGGACTGAAGCCGGAGTAA
- a CDS encoding ACT domain-containing protein encodes MFDEILEKFEGSPSQQAVIRLFLERGFSVNEEGRVVSGGIEIPYTGIARELDVDRRVVDSTTDAILADPELKRIFTNISSVPSLMDLAPVLDLTVLTIEVAAAGEAGIVAEVTGILADHGISIRQVLSEDPEFTDDPKLYVITDTDLSGDLLVEIRDLEYVRRVGF; translated from the coding sequence ATGTTCGACGAGATCCTCGAGAAGTTCGAGGGGTCGCCCAGCCAGCAGGCCGTGATCCGGCTGTTCTTGGAGCGCGGCTTCTCCGTCAACGAGGAGGGACGGGTCGTCTCCGGCGGGATCGAGATCCCCTACACCGGGATCGCGCGCGAGCTCGACGTCGACCGCCGCGTCGTCGACTCGACGACGGACGCGATACTGGCCGACCCCGAACTGAAGCGCATCTTCACGAACATCTCGTCGGTGCCGAGCCTGATGGATCTGGCCCCGGTGCTGGACCTCACGGTGCTCACGATCGAGGTCGCGGCCGCCGGCGAGGCCGGGATCGTCGCCGAAGTGACCGGCATCCTGGCCGACCACGGCATCTCGATCCGCCAGGTGTTGAGCGAGGACCCCGAATTCACCGACGACCCGAAGCTGTACGTGATCACCGATACCGACCTCTCCGGCGATCTGCTCGTCGAGATCCGCGATTTGGAGTACGTCCGGCGCGTCGGGTTCTGA
- a CDS encoding ATP-dependent DNA helicase, protein MSEAPHLRFFPYEEPYPNQREAMDRVANALDRGQDVLFEGAPGTGKTLSALVPALEHAREHDRTVVITTNVHQQMRQFVEDARAITRETPIRAVVFKGKSSMCHIDVDYQECQTLRDTTREMVETESEVRELETRQRELLAESREGDAGAAEARESVMDELDELEADIDEYDAANVCAHYRNNLVEDTDEFFGWLFEDVRTPEDVYAYADERELCGYELLKEGMEGVDLVVCNYHHLLDPNIREQFFRWIDRDPSEIITVFDEAHNVEDAARDHATRTLTENTLDAALDELTESDDSRAEAAENVVRAFRDALVETRDDALGVGKHESIGENWEDISIANDDRRDDLTLAFLRNYEGKGIDTETELAVQLGQALDEEYERRYRDGETTTRTECQILQAARFVSTWMEEGTELGQYPVVSVRRDGATEEVYGRAELYTCIPRRVTEELFDEVAASVLMSATLRPFDVTKDVLGLEDVASLAYGMGYPEENRRTFAVDTPPLFASERNDPETQETVASLLRDAIRFTPGNTLAFFPSYAEAERYYERLGGADLGSLYLDGPGEDEEKLRRRFVESDDATLFTSLWGTLAEGVSFDGDDARTVVVVGVPYPHLSDRMEAVQDAYNRVFADRDRSRDPGWAYAVEIPTIRKTRQAIGRVVRGPDDFGVRILADRRYTSADMGKYSVRGAFPPEEREELLDLDPEKLKFAMLNFYGDHDAYDGAPPEP, encoded by the coding sequence GTGTCAGAAGCGCCGCATCTGCGGTTCTTCCCGTACGAGGAGCCGTACCCGAACCAGCGCGAGGCGATGGACAGGGTCGCCAACGCGCTGGACCGCGGGCAGGACGTGCTGTTCGAGGGCGCACCCGGGACGGGGAAGACCCTCTCCGCACTCGTGCCCGCCTTGGAACACGCCCGTGAACACGACCGCACGGTCGTCATTACGACCAACGTCCACCAGCAGATGCGGCAGTTCGTCGAGGACGCCCGCGCGATCACCCGCGAAACGCCCATCCGCGCGGTCGTATTTAAAGGGAAGTCGTCGATGTGCCACATCGACGTCGACTACCAGGAGTGTCAAACTCTCCGGGACACCACCCGCGAGATGGTGGAGACCGAGAGCGAGGTCCGCGAGCTGGAGACCCGCCAGCGCGAGCTGCTGGCCGAGAGCCGCGAGGGCGACGCGGGGGCGGCCGAGGCTCGCGAGTCGGTGATGGACGAGCTCGACGAGCTGGAGGCCGATATCGACGAGTACGACGCCGCAAACGTCTGTGCCCACTACCGAAATAACCTCGTCGAGGACACCGACGAGTTCTTCGGGTGGCTCTTCGAGGACGTTCGCACCCCAGAGGACGTGTACGCGTACGCGGACGAGCGTGAACTCTGCGGCTACGAGCTGCTGAAGGAGGGGATGGAGGGCGTCGATCTGGTGGTCTGTAACTACCACCACCTGCTGGATCCCAACATCCGCGAGCAGTTCTTCCGGTGGATCGACCGCGACCCCTCCGAGATAATCACCGTCTTCGACGAAGCCCACAACGTCGAGGACGCCGCCCGCGACCACGCCACCCGGACTCTCACCGAGAATACGCTCGACGCCGCCCTCGACGAACTCACGGAGAGCGACGACTCCCGCGCCGAGGCAGCCGAAAACGTCGTTCGCGCGTTCCGCGATGCCTTAGTCGAGACGCGCGACGATGCGCTCGGCGTCGGCAAGCACGAGTCGATCGGCGAGAATTGGGAGGATATCTCGATCGCCAACGACGACCGCCGTGACGACCTCACGCTTGCGTTCCTCCGCAACTACGAGGGGAAGGGGATCGACACGGAGACCGAGCTCGCCGTCCAGCTCGGACAGGCGCTCGACGAGGAGTACGAGCGCCGCTACCGCGACGGCGAGACCACGACCCGCACCGAGTGCCAGATCCTGCAGGCCGCCCGGTTCGTCTCGACGTGGATGGAGGAGGGCACGGAGCTCGGCCAGTACCCGGTCGTCTCCGTGCGCCGCGACGGCGCCACCGAGGAGGTGTACGGCCGCGCGGAGCTGTACACCTGCATCCCCCGTCGCGTCACCGAAGAGCTGTTCGACGAGGTCGCCGCCTCGGTGCTGATGAGCGCGACACTTCGTCCCTTCGACGTTACCAAGGACGTGCTCGGGCTGGAGGACGTGGCGTCGCTCGCGTACGGGATGGGATATCCCGAGGAGAACCGACGGACGTTCGCGGTCGATACGCCCCCGCTTTTCGCCTCCGAGCGTAACGACCCGGAGACGCAGGAGACGGTGGCGTCGCTGCTGCGCGACGCGATCCGCTTCACCCCGGGGAACACGCTCGCCTTCTTCCCCTCCTACGCCGAGGCCGAGCGCTACTACGAGCGGCTCGGAGGCGCCGACCTCGGCTCCCTCTACCTCGACGGTCCCGGCGAGGACGAGGAGAAACTTCGCCGGCGATTCGTCGAGAGCGACGACGCGACCCTCTTCACCTCCCTCTGGGGAACGCTCGCAGAGGGTGTGAGCTTCGACGGCGACGACGCTCGGACGGTCGTGGTCGTCGGGGTCCCCTATCCGCACCTCTCGGATCGGATGGAGGCGGTCCAGGATGCGTACAATCGGGTGTTCGCCGACCGCGACCGCTCTCGGGACCCCGGCTGGGCGTACGCGGTCGAGATCCCGACGATCCGTAAGACCCGACAGGCGATCGGTCGCGTGGTCCGCGGCCCGGACGACTTCGGCGTCCGGATCCTCGCGGACCGTCGATACACGTCCGCAGACATGGGGAAGTACTCGGTCCGCGGCGCGTTCCCGCCGGAGGAACGCGAGGAGCTACTCGATCTCGACCCGGAGAAGCTGAAGTTCGCGATGCTGAACTTCTACGGCGATCACGACGCCTACGACGGGGCGCCGCCGGAGCCGTGA
- a CDS encoding DUF7473 family protein: protein MLLQTVTPVSVLGTIVLFALFLSVTAHLAARNVLGDVDPRRALYVGPLPAVIGVVGGAFGLPEALIVAAALLVDAAMFAWSYDQPRRLVVGMTVIHAVITTLLGIVLLGIAVLLAARPG, encoded by the coding sequence ATGCTTCTCCAGACGGTGACGCCGGTGTCGGTGCTGGGGACGATCGTCCTGTTCGCGCTGTTCCTCTCCGTGACGGCCCACCTCGCCGCCCGGAATGTCCTCGGCGACGTCGACCCGCGTCGCGCTCTCTACGTCGGCCCGCTCCCCGCGGTTATCGGCGTCGTCGGGGGTGCTTTTGGCCTCCCCGAGGCGCTGATCGTCGCAGCTGCGCTCCTCGTCGACGCCGCCATGTTCGCGTGGAGCTACGACCAGCCCCGCCGACTCGTGGTCGGGATGACCGTGATCCACGCGGTGATCACGACGCTGCTCGGAATCGTCCTGCTCGGGATCGCGGTGCTGCTCGCGGCGCGGCCGGGGTAG
- a CDS encoding TATA-box-binding protein yields MTDPKETITIENVVASTGIGQELDLQSVAMDLEGADYDPEQFPGLVYRTTDPKSAALIFRSGKIVCTGANSIDAVHESLAIVFDELRGLQIPIDDPEITVQNIVTSADLGESLNLNAIAIGLGLEHIEYEPEQFPGLVYRIDEPDVVALLFGSGKLVITGGTSPDDAAAAVDVIVEKLDGLGLLA; encoded by the coding sequence ATGACCGATCCGAAGGAGACGATCACGATAGAGAACGTCGTTGCCTCCACGGGGATCGGGCAGGAGCTCGACCTCCAGAGCGTCGCGATGGATCTCGAAGGCGCCGACTACGACCCGGAGCAGTTCCCCGGGCTCGTCTACCGCACCACGGACCCGAAATCGGCCGCGCTGATCTTCCGGTCCGGGAAGATCGTGTGTACGGGTGCCAACTCCATCGACGCCGTCCACGAAAGCCTCGCCATCGTGTTCGACGAGCTCCGCGGGCTCCAGATCCCGATCGATGACCCCGAGATCACGGTCCAGAATATCGTTACTTCCGCAGATCTCGGTGAGAGCCTCAACCTCAACGCGATCGCGATCGGGCTCGGGCTCGAACACATCGAGTACGAGCCGGAGCAGTTCCCCGGGCTCGTCTACCGGATCGACGAGCCCGACGTGGTGGCGCTTTTGTTCGGCAGCGGGAAGCTCGTCATCACCGGCGGAACGAGCCCCGACGACGCTGCGGCCGCCGTCGACGTGATCGTCGAGAAGCTCGACGGTCTCGGGCTGTTGGCGTAA
- a CDS encoding THUMP domain-containing protein — protein sequence MYWLELAGEEDAFAAREAAVAATDVELLAPGVASAGSVGLARGEAVEADGTAIRRLAYTRAAHEAIARTEADLAAAAAALDAAPLDRSGTVAVRARNVRNTTDISTSAAERELGGVLVDRGFDVDLDDPDHVLRALFAAGERDDHEAVPGADGGDSAVCALGWVAVEAARDFAPKPTDRPFFQPGSMSPTDARAYANLAGAAPGRTLLDPMCGTGGLPLEAGIVGSDVIACDAQTKMVRGTRENLREYLNTALDDSGPDWHVARGDATALPLRDDAVDGVAFDAPYGRQSKIARHELADLVGGALAEAARVASRAVVVADRDWRREARAAGWAVDAAFERRVHRSLTRHVLVLDRE from the coding sequence GTGTACTGGCTCGAACTCGCCGGCGAGGAAGACGCGTTCGCCGCCCGTGAGGCCGCCGTCGCGGCGACCGACGTGGAGCTGCTCGCGCCGGGAGTCGCGAGCGCCGGCAGCGTCGGTCTCGCTCGCGGCGAAGCAGTAGAGGCCGACGGCACCGCGATCCGCCGGCTCGCCTACACCCGCGCCGCCCACGAGGCGATCGCCCGGACCGAGGCCGATCTCGCCGCCGCTGCAGCCGCTCTCGACGCGGCGCCGCTCGACCGGTCGGGCACGGTCGCGGTCCGCGCCCGCAACGTCCGGAACACGACCGACATCTCGACGAGCGCGGCCGAACGGGAACTAGGCGGCGTCCTCGTCGACCGCGGCTTCGACGTCGACCTCGACGACCCCGACCACGTCCTGCGCGCGCTGTTTGCGGCCGGCGAGCGCGACGACCACGAGGCGGTCCCGGGCGCTGACGGCGGCGATTCCGCGGTCTGCGCGCTGGGCTGGGTCGCCGTGGAGGCCGCCCGCGACTTCGCGCCAAAGCCGACCGACCGCCCCTTCTTCCAGCCGGGGAGCATGTCGCCGACCGACGCCCGCGCGTACGCTAACCTCGCCGGCGCGGCGCCCGGACGGACCCTCCTCGACCCGATGTGCGGCACCGGCGGGCTCCCGCTGGAGGCCGGGATCGTCGGGAGCGACGTGATCGCGTGCGATGCTCAGACGAAGATGGTCCGTGGGACGCGCGAGAACCTCCGAGAGTACCTGAACACCGCTTTAGACGATTCCGGTCCTGACTGGCACGTCGCTCGCGGCGACGCCACGGCCCTCCCCCTGCGCGACGACGCGGTCGACGGGGTCGCGTTCGACGCCCCGTACGGCCGTCAGTCGAAGATCGCGCGCCACGAACTCGCGGACCTCGTGGGGGGCGCGCTCGCGGAGGCCGCCCGGGTCGCGTCCCGAGCCGTCGTGGTCGCCGATCGCGACTGGCGCCGCGAGGCGCGCGCGGCCGGCTGGGCGGTCGACGCCGCCTTCGAGCGTCGAGTTCACCGATCGCTCACCCGGCACGTTCTCGTGCTTGATCGCGAGTGA
- a CDS encoding ORC1-type DNA replication protein, which translates to MTGDAGGDMLSWDESVFRDESVFEIDHVPETFRHRESQLESLKYALRPAVRGSRPLNTIVRGPPGTGKTTAVQKLFGELSARTDVRTVRVNCQVDSTRYAVFSRLFEGIFDYEPPSSGISFKKLFGQITDRLVEEDDVLVVALDDVNYLFYENEASDTLYSLLRAHEAHSGAKIGVIVVSSDLGLDVIDDLDTRVQSVFRPEEVYFPVYGAAEIYDILFERAKRGFHDGVIGDAELERIADLTAESGDLRVGIDLLRRAGLNAEMRASKTIDEEDVESAYDKSKHVHLSRSLRGLSESERALVRVLAENDGERAGTVYEAFHEETDLGYTRYSEIINKLDQLGVIDAEYADVEGRGRSRELSLAYEAETVLDRLE; encoded by the coding sequence ATGACCGGGGACGCCGGCGGCGACATGCTCTCGTGGGACGAGTCGGTGTTCCGCGACGAGTCGGTGTTCGAGATTGACCACGTCCCCGAGACGTTCCGCCACCGCGAGAGTCAACTGGAGAGCCTGAAGTACGCGCTCCGCCCCGCCGTCCGTGGCTCCCGACCGCTTAACACGATCGTGCGCGGCCCACCCGGCACCGGGAAGACGACCGCGGTCCAGAAGCTCTTCGGCGAGCTCAGCGCCCGGACAGACGTGCGAACGGTCCGGGTGAACTGTCAGGTGGACTCGACGCGGTACGCCGTCTTCTCGCGGCTGTTCGAGGGAATCTTCGACTACGAGCCTCCCTCCTCCGGGATCTCCTTCAAGAAGCTGTTCGGGCAGATCACCGACCGGCTCGTCGAGGAGGACGACGTGCTCGTCGTCGCCTTGGACGACGTGAACTACCTCTTCTACGAGAACGAGGCGTCAGACACCCTCTACTCGCTGTTACGCGCCCACGAGGCGCACTCGGGCGCGAAGATCGGCGTCATCGTCGTCTCCTCCGATCTGGGCCTCGACGTGATCGACGACCTCGACACCCGCGTCCAGTCCGTGTTTCGCCCGGAGGAGGTGTACTTCCCTGTCTACGGCGCAGCCGAGATCTACGACATCCTCTTCGAGCGCGCGAAGCGCGGGTTTCACGACGGCGTCATCGGCGACGCCGAGCTGGAGCGCATCGCGGACTTGACCGCCGAGAGCGGCGACCTCCGGGTCGGGATCGATCTCCTGCGCCGGGCGGGGCTAAACGCGGAGATGCGCGCCTCGAAGACGATCGACGAGGAGGACGTGGAGTCGGCGTACGACAAATCCAAACACGTCCACCTCTCGCGCTCGCTCCGCGGGCTCTCGGAGTCCGAGCGCGCCCTCGTCCGCGTGCTTGCGGAGAACGACGGCGAGCGCGCCGGGACGGTGTACGAGGCGTTTCACGAGGAGACGGACCTCGGCTACACCCGCTATTCGGAGATCATCAACAAGCTCGACCAGCTCGGCGTGATCGACGCCGAGTACGCCGACGTGGAGGGGCGCGGGCGCTCCCGGGAACTCTCCTTAGCCTACGAGGCCGAGACGGTGTTAGACCGGCTGGAGTGA
- the rpiA gene encoding ribose-5-phosphate isomerase RpiA, protein MKTSGGSDAAKRRAGESAAETVTDGEVVGLGTGSTAAHAIRRLGDRVDSGLDIRGVATSFASRELAAECGIPLLDLDEAVGSDATGIDIAIDGADQVAVGEGESEVGPLIKGGGAAHAREKLVDASADRFLVVADPSKETPVLNRSVPVEVLPAGRSAVAEAVRAAGGEPTLRRAERKDGPVVTDNGNLVLDCAFGEIADPDALSTTLSTTPGVVEHGIFVGLADEVHVGTETGVRVARR, encoded by the coding sequence ATGAAAACGAGCGGCGGGAGCGATGCGGCGAAGCGACGCGCCGGCGAGTCGGCGGCCGAGACGGTCACTGACGGCGAGGTGGTCGGACTCGGCACCGGGTCGACGGCGGCCCACGCGATCCGGCGGCTCGGCGATCGGGTCGACTCCGGCCTCGATATCCGAGGCGTGGCGACCTCCTTCGCGAGCCGGGAACTCGCGGCAGAGTGCGGGATTCCCCTGCTCGACCTCGACGAGGCGGTGGGTTCGGATGCGACCGGGATCGACATCGCGATCGACGGGGCGGATCAGGTCGCGGTCGGCGAAGGGGAGAGTGAGGTCGGTCCCCTCATAAAGGGCGGCGGCGCCGCCCACGCTCGCGAGAAGCTGGTCGACGCGTCGGCCGACCGCTTTCTCGTCGTCGCCGATCCCTCGAAGGAGACGCCGGTCCTCAATCGGTCCGTTCCGGTTGAGGTGCTCCCCGCCGGCCGCTCCGCCGTCGCCGAGGCGGTGCGAGCGGCCGGCGGCGAGCCGACCCTGCGGCGCGCGGAGCGAAAGGACGGGCCGGTCGTCACGGACAACGGGAACCTCGTGCTCGACTGCGCGTTCGGCGAGATCGCCGACCCGGACGCGCTGTCGACGACGCTGTCGACGACGCCCGGGGTCGTCGAACACGGGATCTTCGTCGGCCTCGCGGACGAGGTTCACGTCGGGACGGAGACGGGCGTGCGGGTCGCGAGACGGTGA
- a CDS encoding DUF1931 family protein, whose translation MADLIVKAAVKEALDDKNVASDFYDALDDEVDELLEDAARRAEANDRKTVQPRDL comes from the coding sequence ATGGCAGACCTTATTGTCAAAGCGGCCGTCAAGGAAGCGCTGGACGACAAGAACGTCGCTTCGGACTTCTACGACGCGCTGGACGACGAAGTGGACGAGCTGCTCGAAGACGCCGCGCGCCGCGCCGAGGCCAACGACCGGAAGACGGTCCAGCCTCGCGACCTCTAA